In the Dermacentor albipictus isolate Rhodes 1998 colony unplaced genomic scaffold, USDA_Dalb.pri_finalv2 scaffold_19, whole genome shotgun sequence genome, one interval contains:
- the LOC135917073 gene encoding uncharacterized protein isoform X2 → METRFLAATIFLACALAPCGRCQEGVRDDSHVENVVHKAVADEFSSEILTNRTRAYLSCASGEMVVKINFSEPFRGITYVDYDKTSPCKFYGDGRKYYELRIPLKGCGTKQEAPRVFINNIIVRFHRSLELEEDEIKTIICRYPPPLAPPPTNVIAPIIEAPPILPATKHPKLSEVELLLIICALLFLTLLLLGIGIAYYCLKKRNIKVVKKKKGISSAPASEITKLSGSTMGTLSMFDPIRIPRAMAASTSGSEAALLTPVSAQRSETIPSDYPSESPSSASDTEEVVEQRHVVLSAVPVQKQYDNAAFAAEPYPVDAERAESLSSVQIATVYKPSIPRAKTKPYPVDQERDESVSSLQQAQMILKAASAKQQQLQAISESEDQLDAETLEKSYAAVSRVVAAPPTAYRVEPPVYSKVRKKEEPRPPSLYGSIPDNDDWSHSEVEFAADMKPLIRKPKRTTQVLTDYLVTKQDDTDLREDVTKRRQDKLRTLAVPSETPDTSVSEITAIPETALASRKPKITVKNIDEVFVTTEHETIATEHVVKTTKDTTEQLVKSPTTPPSWDVTIRHYTPEDEGPSAPVSPIPPRSPSGQPHYTERRTWEADTTDVHQTTATTTADHHLRASFSPEPKMPRTTSPPEWDVLNRVITPPPVEGVEELTPDVKTKWRTLVTVDDVFRTLVHEATTTEEYVQISHDFRYEAMFERRVWDVIIRVLTHPDHLHLPIQAEFPPEVKPPRYRKNQEPRRKASLPHILSGAGIPADLRSLPESHRSNSIGDFDMRSMTEIDVDFSRLERESVSSDDTVRTGLSITDRATSEFLEDIPSFEGRASIDGYLPVVERMTAAPAVDTDDAPSDSTFDIPSGRFGPSGSQGASRTFVERSSRQYFEDLPGSQSRITSDHLRMQTSRVVRTGGLERAPSMDGREEIKSITEQDIYDWLR, encoded by the exons ATGGAAACAAGATTTCTAGCAGCGACAATTTTCCTGGCCTGCGCG CTCGCGCCTTGCGGCCGCTGCCAGGAGGGCGTGCGCGACGACAGCCACGTGGAGAACGTCGTGCACAAGGCCGTTGCCGACGAGTTCAGCAGCGAGATACTCACCAACCGCACCAGAG CGTACTTGTCATGTGCCTCCGGCGAGATGGTGGTGAAAATCAACTTCAGTGAACCGTTCCGTGGCATCACTTACGTGGACTACGACAAGACCAGTCCCTGCAAGTTCTACGGCGACGGGAGGAAGTACTACGAGCTAAGGATACCACTCAAGGGGTGCGGCACCAAACAG GAGGCCCCACGAGTTTTCATCAACAATATCATCGTACGCTTCCATCGGTCCCTGGAGCTCGAAGAAGATGAAATAAAGACCATCATCTGCCGCTACCCACCTCCACTGGCGCCACCGCCTACCAATGTGATTGCGCCTAT TATTGAAGCCCCGCCCATTTTGCCAGCTACGAAGCACCCGAAACTCTCCGAGGTAGAGTTGCTCCTCATCATATGCGCATTGCTGTTCCTGACACTTCTGCTTCTGGGCATAGGAATCGCTTACTACTGCCTGAAAAAACGCAACATCAAGGTGGTCAAGAAGAAGAAGGGTATCTCCTCGGCACCCGCTTCGGAGATCACTAAGCTCAGCGGCTCAACCATGGGCACACTGTCTATGTTTGACCCTATTCGCATACCACGGGCAATGGCCGCCTCCACCTCCGGCTCAGAAGCTGCTCTGCTCACGCCTGTTTCCGCTCAGCGGTCCGAGACGATACCATCAGATTACCCCAGTGAGTCGCCGTCCTCAGCGTCGGACACTGAAGAGGTCGTGGAGCAGCGACACGTCGTTTTATCGGCTGTCCCTGTACAGAAACAGTACGATAATGCCGCCTTTGCAGCCGAGCCATACCCGGTGGACGCTGAAAGGGCCGAGTCTCTGTCTTCGGTCCAGATAGCGACAGTCTACAAGCCGTCCATACCCCGGGCAAAAACGAAGCCGTATCCGGTAGATCAAGAACGCGATGAATCAGTGTCGTCTCTGCAGCAGGCGCAAATGATCCTTAAGGCAGCCTCAGCGAAGCAACAACAACTGCAGGCGATATCCGAAAGCGAAGACCAGCTTGACGCAGAGACTTTGGAGAAGAGCTACGCGGCTGTGTCTCGTGTGGTCGCTGCGCCTCCGACCGCGTACAGGGTTGAGCCTCCAGTCTACTCCAAAGTTCGCAAGAAGGAAGAGCCTCGACCACCGTCTCTGTACGGCAGCATCCCCGACAATGATGACTGGTCTCACTCGGAAGTTGAGTTTGCCGCTGATATGAAGCCCCTCATCCGAAAGCCCAAAAGAACCACCCAGGTTCTCACCGACTACCTTGTCACCAAACAAGACGACACAGATCTCCGTGAGGACGTGACAAAACGCCGCCAGGACAAGTTGCGTACTCTAGCGGTGCCTTCCGAGACTCCTGATACTTCCGTGTCCGAGATCACTGCCATTCCCGAAACAGCGTTAGCTTCACGTAAGCCGAAAATCACCGTCAAGAATATTGACGAGGTGTTCGTGACCACGGAGCACGAGACTATTGCCACTGAGCACGTCGTGAAGACTACGAAAGATACCACAGAGCAGCTCGTGAAATCTCCGACAACACCGCCCTCTTGGGACGTGACTATTAGGCACTACACGCCGGAGGATGAAGGACCATCCGCACCGGTATCACCAATTCCTCCAAGGTCGCCTTCTGGACAGCCGCACTATACAGAAAGACGAACCTGGGAAGCGGATACAACAGATGTACATCAAACAACTGCCACAACCACTGCCGACCACCACCTCCGGGCAAGCTTTTCACCGGAGCCGAAGATGCCGCGGACCACATCGCCTCCCGAATGGGATGTACTAAACAGGGTGATCACCCCACCGCCTGTCGAAGGTGTTGAAGAACTTACGCCCGACGTGAAAACGAAGTGGAGGACGCTCGTGACCGTCGACGACGTCTTCCGGACGCTCGTGCACGAGGCGACGACGACGGAAGAGTACGTCCAAATCAGCCACGACTTCCGGTATGAGGCCATGTTCGAACGTCGCGTGTGGGACGTTATCATTCGTGTCCTCACGCATCCGGACCATCTCCATCTGCCCATCCAGGCTGAATTCCCACCTGAGGTGAAACCGCCGCGTTACCGCAAGAACCAAGAACCAAGACGAAAAGCGTCGCTACCCCACATACTCTCCGGCGCTGGCATCCCAGCTGATCTGAGGTCCTTGCCAGAGTCGCACCGGTCCAACTCGATTGGCGATTTCGACATGAGGTCTATGACTGAGATTGACGTAGACTTCTCGCGTCTTGAACGCGAGTCTGTCTCCAGCGATGACACTGTGCGGACAGGTCTCAGCATCACCGACCGAGCCACGTCCGAGTTTCTTGAGGACATCCCCAGCTTCGAGGGCCGGGCTTCTATTGACGGATACCTGCCTGTCGTCGAGCGGATGACTGCCGCACCAGCTGTCGACACGGATGACGCTCCCAGCGATTCTACTTTTGACATTCCCAGCGGCAGATTCGGGCCCAGCGGCTCCCAGGGTGCCAGTCGCACGTTTGTGGAGCGCTCTTCGAGGCAGTATTTCGAAGACCTGCCGGGAAGTCAGAGCAGGATCACGTCGGACCACTTGAGGATGCAGACTTCCAGGGTCGTGAGGACGGGAGGCCTGGAACGCGCGCCCAGCATGGATGGCAGGGAAGAAATAAAGTCCATCACTGAGCAGGACATCTACGACTGGCTGCGATGA
- the LOC135917073 gene encoding uncharacterized protein isoform X1 yields the protein MQRRLSTRMETRFLAATIFLACALAPCGRCQEGVRDDSHVENVVHKAVADEFSSEILTNRTRAYLSCASGEMVVKINFSEPFRGITYVDYDKTSPCKFYGDGRKYYELRIPLKGCGTKQEAPRVFINNIIVRFHRSLELEEDEIKTIICRYPPPLAPPPTNVIAPIIEAPPILPATKHPKLSEVELLLIICALLFLTLLLLGIGIAYYCLKKRNIKVVKKKKGISSAPASEITKLSGSTMGTLSMFDPIRIPRAMAASTSGSEAALLTPVSAQRSETIPSDYPSESPSSASDTEEVVEQRHVVLSAVPVQKQYDNAAFAAEPYPVDAERAESLSSVQIATVYKPSIPRAKTKPYPVDQERDESVSSLQQAQMILKAASAKQQQLQAISESEDQLDAETLEKSYAAVSRVVAAPPTAYRVEPPVYSKVRKKEEPRPPSLYGSIPDNDDWSHSEVEFAADMKPLIRKPKRTTQVLTDYLVTKQDDTDLREDVTKRRQDKLRTLAVPSETPDTSVSEITAIPETALASRKPKITVKNIDEVFVTTEHETIATEHVVKTTKDTTEQLVKSPTTPPSWDVTIRHYTPEDEGPSAPVSPIPPRSPSGQPHYTERRTWEADTTDVHQTTATTTADHHLRASFSPEPKMPRTTSPPEWDVLNRVITPPPVEGVEELTPDVKTKWRTLVTVDDVFRTLVHEATTTEEYVQISHDFRYEAMFERRVWDVIIRVLTHPDHLHLPIQAEFPPEVKPPRYRKNQEPRRKASLPHILSGAGIPADLRSLPESHRSNSIGDFDMRSMTEIDVDFSRLERESVSSDDTVRTGLSITDRATSEFLEDIPSFEGRASIDGYLPVVERMTAAPAVDTDDAPSDSTFDIPSGRFGPSGSQGASRTFVERSSRQYFEDLPGSQSRITSDHLRMQTSRVVRTGGLERAPSMDGREEIKSITEQDIYDWLR from the exons GCGCCTTTCTACGAGGATGGAAACAAGATTTCTAGCAGCGACAATTTTCCTGGCCTGCGCG CTCGCGCCTTGCGGCCGCTGCCAGGAGGGCGTGCGCGACGACAGCCACGTGGAGAACGTCGTGCACAAGGCCGTTGCCGACGAGTTCAGCAGCGAGATACTCACCAACCGCACCAGAG CGTACTTGTCATGTGCCTCCGGCGAGATGGTGGTGAAAATCAACTTCAGTGAACCGTTCCGTGGCATCACTTACGTGGACTACGACAAGACCAGTCCCTGCAAGTTCTACGGCGACGGGAGGAAGTACTACGAGCTAAGGATACCACTCAAGGGGTGCGGCACCAAACAG GAGGCCCCACGAGTTTTCATCAACAATATCATCGTACGCTTCCATCGGTCCCTGGAGCTCGAAGAAGATGAAATAAAGACCATCATCTGCCGCTACCCACCTCCACTGGCGCCACCGCCTACCAATGTGATTGCGCCTAT TATTGAAGCCCCGCCCATTTTGCCAGCTACGAAGCACCCGAAACTCTCCGAGGTAGAGTTGCTCCTCATCATATGCGCATTGCTGTTCCTGACACTTCTGCTTCTGGGCATAGGAATCGCTTACTACTGCCTGAAAAAACGCAACATCAAGGTGGTCAAGAAGAAGAAGGGTATCTCCTCGGCACCCGCTTCGGAGATCACTAAGCTCAGCGGCTCAACCATGGGCACACTGTCTATGTTTGACCCTATTCGCATACCACGGGCAATGGCCGCCTCCACCTCCGGCTCAGAAGCTGCTCTGCTCACGCCTGTTTCCGCTCAGCGGTCCGAGACGATACCATCAGATTACCCCAGTGAGTCGCCGTCCTCAGCGTCGGACACTGAAGAGGTCGTGGAGCAGCGACACGTCGTTTTATCGGCTGTCCCTGTACAGAAACAGTACGATAATGCCGCCTTTGCAGCCGAGCCATACCCGGTGGACGCTGAAAGGGCCGAGTCTCTGTCTTCGGTCCAGATAGCGACAGTCTACAAGCCGTCCATACCCCGGGCAAAAACGAAGCCGTATCCGGTAGATCAAGAACGCGATGAATCAGTGTCGTCTCTGCAGCAGGCGCAAATGATCCTTAAGGCAGCCTCAGCGAAGCAACAACAACTGCAGGCGATATCCGAAAGCGAAGACCAGCTTGACGCAGAGACTTTGGAGAAGAGCTACGCGGCTGTGTCTCGTGTGGTCGCTGCGCCTCCGACCGCGTACAGGGTTGAGCCTCCAGTCTACTCCAAAGTTCGCAAGAAGGAAGAGCCTCGACCACCGTCTCTGTACGGCAGCATCCCCGACAATGATGACTGGTCTCACTCGGAAGTTGAGTTTGCCGCTGATATGAAGCCCCTCATCCGAAAGCCCAAAAGAACCACCCAGGTTCTCACCGACTACCTTGTCACCAAACAAGACGACACAGATCTCCGTGAGGACGTGACAAAACGCCGCCAGGACAAGTTGCGTACTCTAGCGGTGCCTTCCGAGACTCCTGATACTTCCGTGTCCGAGATCACTGCCATTCCCGAAACAGCGTTAGCTTCACGTAAGCCGAAAATCACCGTCAAGAATATTGACGAGGTGTTCGTGACCACGGAGCACGAGACTATTGCCACTGAGCACGTCGTGAAGACTACGAAAGATACCACAGAGCAGCTCGTGAAATCTCCGACAACACCGCCCTCTTGGGACGTGACTATTAGGCACTACACGCCGGAGGATGAAGGACCATCCGCACCGGTATCACCAATTCCTCCAAGGTCGCCTTCTGGACAGCCGCACTATACAGAAAGACGAACCTGGGAAGCGGATACAACAGATGTACATCAAACAACTGCCACAACCACTGCCGACCACCACCTCCGGGCAAGCTTTTCACCGGAGCCGAAGATGCCGCGGACCACATCGCCTCCCGAATGGGATGTACTAAACAGGGTGATCACCCCACCGCCTGTCGAAGGTGTTGAAGAACTTACGCCCGACGTGAAAACGAAGTGGAGGACGCTCGTGACCGTCGACGACGTCTTCCGGACGCTCGTGCACGAGGCGACGACGACGGAAGAGTACGTCCAAATCAGCCACGACTTCCGGTATGAGGCCATGTTCGAACGTCGCGTGTGGGACGTTATCATTCGTGTCCTCACGCATCCGGACCATCTCCATCTGCCCATCCAGGCTGAATTCCCACCTGAGGTGAAACCGCCGCGTTACCGCAAGAACCAAGAACCAAGACGAAAAGCGTCGCTACCCCACATACTCTCCGGCGCTGGCATCCCAGCTGATCTGAGGTCCTTGCCAGAGTCGCACCGGTCCAACTCGATTGGCGATTTCGACATGAGGTCTATGACTGAGATTGACGTAGACTTCTCGCGTCTTGAACGCGAGTCTGTCTCCAGCGATGACACTGTGCGGACAGGTCTCAGCATCACCGACCGAGCCACGTCCGAGTTTCTTGAGGACATCCCCAGCTTCGAGGGCCGGGCTTCTATTGACGGATACCTGCCTGTCGTCGAGCGGATGACTGCCGCACCAGCTGTCGACACGGATGACGCTCCCAGCGATTCTACTTTTGACATTCCCAGCGGCAGATTCGGGCCCAGCGGCTCCCAGGGTGCCAGTCGCACGTTTGTGGAGCGCTCTTCGAGGCAGTATTTCGAAGACCTGCCGGGAAGTCAGAGCAGGATCACGTCGGACCACTTGAGGATGCAGACTTCCAGGGTCGTGAGGACGGGAGGCCTGGAACGCGCGCCCAGCATGGATGGCAGGGAAGAAATAAAGTCCATCACTGAGCAGGACATCTACGACTGGCTGCGATGA